A single region of the Elusimicrobiaceae bacterium genome encodes:
- a CDS encoding phage major capsid protein, with amino-acid sequence MNFKKLLEKRNTLVGQINDMFLAAEKENRAFNEDEAKRYDELMKEIKDIDKTINLFNESRQFGTAPGAPAAASPTAKETEQAEMRAFETFLRTGSLPAESRDVATANMTMGDNGAVIPTSIARKIIETVKNISPIFQLSDQYSVKGSLVFPKYTEVSSAVTVAYAAEFTALTSKVGKFTSVTLSGNLAGALAKISKSLINNAEFDIVSYVIGKLAEAIAIFMEAELLKGTGATGHMTGVLTTSGISVTAAAATAISADDLIKLQMKVNQRYRGKGVWIMSTQTLEAIRKLKDGDQRYLLNPDIRDGFNYRLLGCPVYESDAMENIAASKKTVVFGDFSGLGVNIRPGVELQLLLEKYADEHAVGAVAWFEADSKVLEDQKMAYLTMAASDPT; translated from the coding sequence CGAACTCATGAAAGAAATTAAAGATATCGACAAAACAATTAACTTGTTCAACGAATCCCGGCAGTTCGGTACTGCTCCCGGTGCTCCGGCTGCTGCTTCTCCGACTGCAAAAGAAACCGAACAGGCAGAAATGAGAGCTTTTGAAACGTTCCTCCGTACCGGTTCTCTGCCGGCAGAATCTCGGGACGTGGCTACCGCTAATATGACTATGGGCGATAACGGCGCTGTTATTCCTACCTCTATCGCAAGGAAAATTATCGAAACCGTTAAAAACATTTCTCCCATTTTCCAGCTGTCTGATCAGTACAGCGTTAAGGGAAGCCTGGTGTTTCCGAAATACACAGAGGTTAGCAGCGCTGTTACTGTGGCGTACGCTGCCGAATTTACGGCTCTTACTTCCAAAGTTGGTAAGTTTACCTCCGTAACCTTATCCGGAAACCTGGCCGGCGCTCTGGCTAAAATTTCCAAATCCCTGATTAACAATGCTGAATTTGATATCGTTTCCTATGTAATCGGTAAGCTGGCTGAAGCTATCGCAATATTCATGGAAGCAGAACTCTTAAAAGGCACCGGGGCTACCGGTCACATGACTGGCGTACTGACTACCTCCGGTATCAGTGTTACCGCTGCCGCTGCTACTGCTATCAGCGCCGACGATCTGATTAAGTTACAGATGAAAGTTAACCAGCGCTACCGTGGTAAAGGCGTCTGGATCATGAGCACTCAGACTCTGGAAGCGATCCGCAAACTGAAAGACGGTGATCAGCGTTATCTGCTGAATCCTGATATCCGTGACGGCTTTAATTATCGGCTGTTGGGTTGCCCGGTTTATGAGTCCGACGCTATGGAAAATATTGCAGCCTCTAAAAAGACTGTTGTGTTCGGCGACTTTTCCGGTCTGGGCGTAAACATCCGTCCCGGTGTTGAGCTGCAGCTGCTCCTGGAAAAATACGCTGATGAACACGCCGTAGGCGCCGTAGCATGGTTTGAAGCTGACTCTAAAGTCCTGGAAGATCAGAAAATGGCTTATCTGACTATGGCCGCTTCTGATCCCACCTAA